The following are encoded in a window of Peromyscus maniculatus bairdii isolate BWxNUB_F1_BW_parent chromosome X, HU_Pman_BW_mat_3.1, whole genome shotgun sequence genomic DNA:
- the Gpr173 gene encoding putative G-protein coupled receptor 173, translated as MANTTGEPEEVSGALSLPSASAYVKLVLLGLIMCVSLAGNAILSLLVLKERALHKAPYYFLLDLCLADGIRSAICFPFVLASVRHGSSWTFSALSCKIVAFMAVLFCFHAAFMLFCISVTRYMAIAHHRFYAKRMTLWTCAAVICMAWTLSVAMAFPPVFDVGTYKFIREEDQCIFEHRYFKANDTLGFMLMLAVLMAATHAVYGKLLLFEYRHRKMKPVQMVPAISQNWTFHGPGATGQAAANWIAGFGRGPMPPTLLGIRQNGHAASRRLLGMDEVKGEKQLGRMFYAITLLFLLLWSPYIVACYWRVFVKACAVPHRYLATAVWMSFAQAAVNPIVCFLLNKDLKKCLRTHAPCWGTGGAPAPREPYCVM; from the coding sequence ATGGCCAACACCACCGGAGAGCCTGAGGAGGTGAGCGGCGCACTGTCCCTGCCATCCGCATCGGCTTATGTGAAGCTGGTGCTGCTGGGACTGATCATGTGTGTAAGCCTGGCAGGCAATGCCATCTTGTCCCTGCTGGTGCTCAAGGAGCGTGCCCTGCACAAGGCTccttactactttctgctggacCTGTGCCTAGCTGATGGCATACGCTCTGCCATCTGCTTCCCCTTTGTACTGGCTTCTGTGCGCCATGGCTCCTCATGGACCTTCAGTGCACTCAGCTGTAAGATTGTGGCCTTTATGGCTGTGCTCTTTTGCTTCCATGCGGCCTTCATGCTGTTCTGCATCAGCGTCACCCGCTACATGGCCATCGCCCACCACCGCTTCTATGCCAAGCGCATGACACTCTGGACATGCGCAGCTGTCATCTGCATGGCCTGGACCTTGTCTGTGGCCATGGCTTTCCCACCTGTCTTTGATGTGGGCACCTACAAGTTTATCCGAGAGGAAGACCAGTGCATCTTTGAGCATCGCTACTTCAAAGCAAATGACACACTGGGCTTTATGCTTATGTTAGCTGTGCTCATGGCAGCCACACATGCTGTCTATGGCAAGCTGCTACTCTTCGAGTATCGTCACCGCAAGATGAAGCCAGTGCAGATGGTGCCAGCCATCAGCCAAAACTGGACATTCCATGGCCCTGGGGCTACCGGCCAGGCTGCTGCCAACTGGATCGCTGGCTTTGGCCGTGGGCCCATGCCACCAACTCTGCTGGGTATCCGGCAGAATGGGCATGCAGCTAGCCGGCGGCTACTGGGCATGGACGAGGTCAAGGGTGAAAAGCAGCTGGGCCGAATGTTCTACGCGATTACactgctcttcctgctcctctggtCACCATACATCGTGGCCTGCTACTGGCGAGTGTTTGTGAAAGCCTGCGCTGTGCCCCACCGCTACCTGGCCACTGCTGTTTGGATGAGCTTCGCCCAGGCTGCCGTCAACCCAATCGTCTGCTTCCTGCTTAACAAGGACCTCAAGAAGTGCCTGAGGACTCATGCCCCTTGCTGGGGCACAGGAGGTGCCCCAGCTCCCAGGGAACCCTACTGTGtcatgtga